The following DNA comes from Cytophagales bacterium.
TTTTGACACTGGGCAATGAGTTACCTCTGGGAGTGATCTATGGGCTTTGGTTCCTGATGGCATGCGGCAAAGCGTTTATTGGAACTTCGGTCATGCACGATTCTTTGCATGGATCTTATTCGAACAATCAGCTAATCAATCAACTTGTTGGATCTTGTTCATATATGATCGGTGTGAATCCAAAAATGTGGCAAATTCAACACAATGTAATTCACCACACCTATACTAACCTACATGATGTTGACGAAGACCTGGATGCACATTATGTGCTGCGATTTAGTCCGAATCAGGATCGACATTGGTTTCATCGGTTTCAGCACCTGTATGTCTGGTTTTTTTACTGTCTTCCGTTTATTATATGGTCCTCCATTAAGGATTTCAAAAAACTGGTTCGCTATAAACGAATAGGGTTTATTCGGACGAAATCAGAGTTCAACAAATACCTGTTGATCATCGTCGTTCAGAAAGCAATCTATTTCTCCTGTTTTATTGGCCTGCCTATGTACCTGCTCGGATGGTCATTTGGCTCTGTCTTTACGATGTTTTTATTTATGGAAGCTATAACCGGGCTCCTGTTAAGTTTTGTGTTTCAAACAGCACATGTCATGCCTGATAACAAATTCTTGAATCAGCAGGCTCGAGATATTGAGGAAAATTGGGCGGAGCACCAATTGCTAACGACCACCAACTACGGGAGGAATAGTAAAGTCTTGTGTTGGTTTACCGGAGGGTTGAATTTCCAGATTGAACACCACCTCTTCCCAAACATTTGCCACATTCACTATCCACGGATCGCGGATATCGTCAGAGATACAGCGAAGGAATACAACCTCCCTACTTTGAGTTTGACACGTTTCTGGAGGCTATTATGGCTCACTACCATCAAATGAAGTTGTTAGGAAAGGGAGACTAAAACCTGTCTTCTATCGCAAGCTTTTAGGTGATGGTCATTCTTGTAGCATGGGGGTATTCCGATACTCGATTCTGAAATTCAAGGATTTCTTCCTTTTGAATTACACCCTGATCAACATTAATGGCGTTTTGAATGGTGGCATTATTCTTCCATTCCATTTTGCCTGCAATTACTGTAGGCAGGTGAACGATCAGTGCTGCAGAGATAGATCTGGTTGCACTTTCCCATAGGTAACTTGGCGTATGGTCTACCGCATAATAGTCCACATCATCTACAGAAAACATGGGTTGTTTAAAGGTGGTGGGTTTAGCAAAGTAAAATCCCATTCCTTCATCACAGCTTACGTCGATGATCAAACTTCCCTTTTTTAGACAGGACTTTTCTTCAAAGGTGACAAAGTCCAGCGGTCTGTTGGGGTCTTGAAAAGTTCCATTGATGATGATTTCGGATTCGCTTATCAGGTCATTGAGCGGTCTGGTTGATCCATCATGTTCGACGACCATCATTCTTGCCTCATCCTGTGCTCCTTTTCTGATACGTACATAATGCACGTCAAGTATTTCTTCCCTTACTTCATGGTCAGGCCTTTGTACACAAATGGTAATATCTCTGAAACCATGGGCTTTCAGGGCGTAAATGGCTCCTCTGCTTACCGCCCCAAAACTGAAAATGATTACTTTTCGTTGGTTCCCGTAGTGGCCATCAATGCCTTTCAATTGCATGGCATGTAGAACGGCGCAGTAACCAGCCATTTCATTGTTCTTGTAGAACGTATGCCGTCCTTTGAGTCCCGTCGGGGACCAAACAAACATGTCTTCGAATGCAATGAGGGTCAATTTGCGATCGATTGCCGCCTGCGTTATGGCGCGTTGTTGCGCACAGTGTGGATAGCCCCAAATCACTCCTTCTTCCTTCAATTCCTCCAGATCGGCCAGGACCGGTTTTGCAATGATCACGGAACCAAGATCTTGCAATAGCTCACTTCTCGATGCGATGCCCCCAGAGAGCGCTGCCATTTCTTCGTCATCCCTATTGAACGGCTTGCCGTATCCTTTTTCAAAGATCAATTGCTCTCTGATGGGTAGCGGTAGCCTGGACAAATGGTCGGGATGAATGGGGTACCTGCGTTCATCTTCTTTTTGTGACGTGCCTACTACTCCGAATTTACTCATTGGACTTTATTGGATGGTTACAGCGTGATTTTGTTCCTGGTGAAGAAGGCATTTATTTGGAATAAAAAAGGACAAGATTCTGCACCTTGCCCTCCCTCACCTTAAACGATAAATATTGATATGGAATAATCAAGCACAAAATTGCTGAAACTACCGCGTTGAAGTGTTACACGTCAGTAGCTGTCTCTTACAGATATCACAGGTTGAAGAAGTTTTCTTCGTGGATGACTCGCAAAAAGGACGATCAATTCAATGATGATCAGTCCATGTACGACTATGGCGAAATAAGCACCCCACAAACCGAATAGCCCTACAAAATCCATGTCATTGCTATGAGGCACAATAAAATAAACGATGTTTTTTTCAGCAAGGAGTTTTCAAATAATGAAGTCGTTAATCGCTCTGCAAAGTTGTCTCTCTAATGGGCGTATACGTTACAGGATCAAAGACGTGTCTTACATATATCCCACATGGTTTTGATCGGGTGTATTGTCGCGTTGGTTATAAATCCTCAAGGTTGCTCTTTCTCTTTTCTTTCAGCTGCTTATAGTAAGTTGGTGTTAGGCCAGTGATTTTTTTGAATTGGGTGGATAAGTGTGCTCCGCTGCTGTAGTGGAGCTTGTAGGCAATTTCTGAGAGTGTTAGCTCGTCATAGATCAGCAGCTCTTTAACTCTTTCTACTTTGTGAAGGATAATGAATTGTTGTATGGTAATTCCCTTTACCTCCGAAAAAGTGTTGGCCAGATAGGTGTAATCATACCCTAGTTTTTCACTGATGTGATCCGAGTAATTTACTTTGGGTACTTCATCTGAATAGTGGATCATTTCAATGATCACATTCTTGATCTTCTCTATCAAGATACTTCTGCTGTCTTCCAATAGCTCCAGGCCTGATACCAAAAGGTTTGCTTTGAGCAGGTCTTTCTGTTCGTTGGAAATATCCTCCATGATTTCGACAACTCCGAGCTCTACTGAAACATACTTCAGACCCAGTTTTCTTAGTTCCTCTTTCACCATCAGTTTGCACCTCAGGCTCACCATGTACTTGATATACAACTTCATTCAACAGCTTTTACCCGTATTTTAAGTGCGAGGGTGACCAGTACAGCGAGACGGGGAGACTTGTGAAGTACTACTCAGGACTTTGGATCAATCCCGAGCTCAGAGAAAGGCAATTTATTTTCTGAGGGTGTTTTATCCTGTTTTAGTGAATCGGTTACAGGATGAGACTGGTCTGAATCTAAGTAAAGGTACCGAAATATCAGTCAGTTCGTCCCCTCCCAATGCTATTAAGTTAAGATACGTCACTGCGAAGAACTGAATCGGACCGCCGAGCGGCAGTCTATTCTGCATTTGTGCTTCGAAAGCTAATTTGAGATTGCTTCGCAGACTCGCAATGACGATACATTTTCCTTAACTAAAGAGCATTGCGTCCCCTCGGAGGGGAAACTGTATCACTTCCCAATCAGGAATCGTCCTTACTTTGAATTGACTAATGTTGTGGTTTAATTCGTTAGATTAGCGAAGTGAGCAGCATGGCTCACTTTCTTTTTAATATCAGGGCTACTTGCACCTATTACTATCCAATCCTCACAAGCCCTGAACTGATCCTAAATAAGCAATGACATGAGTCAAAACATAAACATGGCCGTCCTCATAGATGGTGATAACATCCCCTCTGCCCATGTAAAAGAAATGATGGAGGAAATCACCAAGTATGGTAATCCTACGATCAAAAGGATATATGGCGATTGGACCCGTCCTGGTTTGAACAAATGGAAAAACCTGCTACTTGAAAATGCGATTACGCCCATTCAGCAATATGCCTATACGAGCGGAAAGAATGCCACCGACTCGGCGATGATCATTGATGCGATGGACATTCTGTACAGTGGCAAGGTGAATGGCTTCTGTCTGGTCTCCAGCGATAGTGACTTCACGAAATTGGCCACTCGGCTCAGAGAGGCGGGCATGTTGGTCCTTGGCATTGGTGAGAAAAAGACACCTGATCCTTTTATTGTAGCCTGTGACAAGTTTGTATACATCGAAATCCTGAGAAGTCAACCCGATGATAAGTCTGCCAAGAAAGAAAAGGGGAAATCAGATATAGAGAAGATCAGCAATCGTGACATCCAATTGATCCAGTCTACTATCCGGGATCTATCCGATGAAGAGGGCTGGGCTTTTCTTGGTGACGTTGGAAGCCGGATCCAAAAGAAACGGCCAAACTTCGATTCCAGGAATTATGGGTTTGAAAAGCTGACCCCATTGATTCAGTCCATTGGTAAGTTCGAAGTGGAGCAAAGGGAAGCTTCTAAGAGTAAACACAGACTGATCTACGTTAGGAACAAGAAGAGGTAGCTTAGAGGGTTACCAGATGCCGAATGGGCTTCAAGGAATGCAGGTTCATTTTTCGAACATACCTGCACCTCTTGGTTTTAGTCCAATAATTCAAGCGCTGTTAATCAGGCTCAAATTTTCTTCACCTCGATGGCATTGTATCCTTTTTCACCTTTTTCAATTTTGAATCGGACTTTATCATTGTCGAAGATCGTACCATCAACATTGGACCCATGAACAAAATATTGATCTAGAACGCCTTGCTGAACAATAAAACCAAACCCCTTTTCTTCATTGTAGAATTTGACAGTTCCGCGTCTTTCTGCGTCGACATCTACTGCCGCTGATTTAGGAATGCTCACTTCAATTTGCGAAGCATCGATCTCCATGGTGTCATCTTTTTCTTCCGGTGGAGTATCAATCAGATTGCCATTATCATCTACATAGGCCATCATATTGTCCAGATCGCCAGATGTTGCATTCGCTTTTCTGAGCTCTTTTTTCTCTGCCTTTTGCTTGCGCTTCTGGAGTCTCTTTTTTTTTTTTTTTTTTTTTTTTTTTTTTTTTTTTTTTTTTTTTTTTTTTTTTTTTTTTTTTTTTTTTTTTTTTTTTTTTTTTTTTCTCTTTTTCTCTTTTTTGAAATGTGCTTTGGGATCTTGCCATATAGTAATTGAATTAGATATTTATTGTGTTATAATTCATTTTCTTTCGGTTTGTGCATGTCCCTGGCCGGTTGAAGTTTTCAAGAATCCTGGCAGTACCAGAAAAATCAGCGCCTACTGATTTGGAGAGTATGATTCTCTTAATAGTAAAGACTTACTTGAAAAATTTTACTTTAAAAACAGAGGGAGGACATCTGGATATGAACCAGATTCAAACGTAAAGGTAAAATCAAATTGAGAATGCTAAACGAGGGACTGTCGAATTGACAGGTAATCTAACTATTTTATCACACAGTCGGGACTAACCTTCTTGTGCGGCGCAATGGTACGGAAATTTTTTGACCCAGCCTAAAATGTAAAGTACTAGCATGATGTCATCGTACTAGATGAAACCCGCATTGATGATCTGGCCCGTCGGTAGGTGCCCATATCTCAGGAATTATTGATTTGAAAACTGACCCCATTGATTCAGTCCATTGGTAAGTTCAAAAAAATCACGGGATTGACGCCAACCTTTTACAAACAGCTTAAAGTAAAAAGGATGGGAAACCTCGAAGGCCTGTAACATTCTATTCGCCAGGGGGCGGTCGTGATCTTGGATATTTACAACAATCTTCAATTTAGGTGTAATAGAATTAGCAGGTAAGTCAAAGAACTTTGTGGCATCATGCCAAGATGCTTTATTGACTGGGTAGAAAGCACCCGGCATCCGTTAGGTGAACTAACCCGCTAAATCGCACCTTACAGTTTCCTCAACCATAACATATGATCATAAAAAACAGCATTCCGATCGCTTATCTTTTCAACGAACTTAAAATTCCGCTGTTTTACGTCTGCCTGATAGCCGTCATTTCAGGGGTACTGCCTATTTTTTTTTTCAATCATTTTTATCTGACATTCCCATAAGCATAGCAACGACCTTAGGGATAGCCATATCTATTTTATTGTCGTACATGATGAACCAGTCTTATGAGAGGTGGTGGGAAGCGAGGAAGATCTGGGGAGAAATTGTAAATGATTCCAGGACTTTCGTCATGCAGTTGAGCATGTATCTAAAACCGGAAAACAAGGAGATAGCCATATTGAGCCACCGCCAAATAGCGTGGAATTACTCCCTGGGCAGCCACCTGCGGCAAGTGGATTCACTTCAAAATCTGAAAAAATGGTTTTCTGAAAAGGATTTTGAATCGATTGGCATGAGTGCGAGTGAGGCCGCTGAGTATTTTGTCGTTGCAATCACAAAGCCTGGCCCAACTGTATAGAGCAAAAAGAACTCGATAAGTTCTCACAGATTCAGCTTGAAACTACCGCTTTCAAGACTAACTTCTTCCATGGGTAAATGTGAGCGAATAAAAAATACCGTATTTCCACCCATCTACAGATATGGCCTTCATGCATCGATCTACCTGTTCGTCATCTTTCTTTCGTTATCTGTTGCATTCAAATTACAACACTTTATCCTCGAATTTATT
Coding sequences within:
- a CDS encoding acyl-CoA desaturase, whose translation is MIPYQFSRERKDFLNELRARVADYFSANDLSRNANAYMVLKTIMAVGMFLIPFTIILTLGNELPLGVIYGLWFLMACGKAFIGTSVMHDSLHGSYSNNQLINQLVGSCSYMIGVNPKMWQIQHNVIHHTYTNLHDVDEDLDAHYVLRFSPNQDRHWFHRFQHLYVWFFYCLPFIIWSSIKDFKKLVRYKRIGFIRTKSEFNKYLLIIVVQKAIYFSCFIGLPMYLLGWSFGSVFTMFLFMEAITGLLLSFVFQTAHVMPDNKFLNQQARDIEENWAEHQLLTTTNYGRNSKVLCWFTGGLNFQIEHHLFPNICHIHYPRIADIVRDTAKEYNLPTLSLTRFWRLLWLTTIK
- a CDS encoding N(5)-(carboxyethyl)ornithine synthase, with protein sequence MSKFGVVGTSQKEDERRYPIHPDHLSRLPLPIREQLIFEKGYGKPFNRDDEEMAALSGGIASRSELLQDLGSVIIAKPVLADLEELKEEGVIWGYPHCAQQRAITQAAIDRKLTLIAFEDMFVWSPTGLKGRHTFYKNNEMAGYCAVLHAMQLKGIDGHYGNQRKVIIFSFGAVSRGAIYALKAHGFRDITICVQRPDHEVREEILDVHYVRIRKGAQDEARMMVVEHDGSTRPLNDLISESEIIINGTFQDPNRPLDFVTFEEKSCLKKGSLIIDVSCDEGMGFYFAKPTTFKQPMFSVDDVDYYAVDHTPSYLWESATRSISAALIVHLPTVIAGKMEWKNNATIQNAINVDQGVIQKEEILEFQNRVSEYPHATRMTIT
- a CDS encoding helix-turn-helix domain-containing protein; this encodes MKLYIKYMVSLRCKLMVKEELRKLGLKYVSVELGVVEIMEDISNEQKDLLKANLLVSGLELLEDSRSILIEKIKNVIIEMIHYSDEVPKVNYSDHISEKLGYDYTYLANTFSEVKGITIQQFIILHKVERVKELLIYDELTLSEIAYKLHYSSGAHLSTQFKKITGLTPTYYKQLKEKRKSNLEDL
- a CDS encoding NYN domain-containing protein; translated protein: MSQNINMAVLIDGDNIPSAHVKEMMEEITKYGNPTIKRIYGDWTRPGLNKWKNLLLENAITPIQQYAYTSGKNATDSAMIIDAMDILYSGKVNGFCLVSSDSDFTKLATRLREAGMLVLGIGEKKTPDPFIVACDKFVYIEILRSQPDDKSAKKEKGKSDIEKISNRDIQLIQSTIRDLSDEEGWAFLGDVGSRIQKKRPNFDSRNYGFEKLTPLIQSIGKFEVEQREASKSKHRLIYVRNKKR
- a CDS encoding cold shock domain-containing protein; translated protein: MMAYVDDNGNLIDTPPEEKDDTMEIDASQIEVSIPKSAAVDVDAERRGTVKFYNEEKGFGFIVQQGVLDQYFVHGSNVDGTIFDNDKVRFKIEKGEKGYNAIEVKKI